From the genome of Cedecea lapagei, one region includes:
- a CDS encoding fimbrial protein: MLRILTILISGLLMSPGAWAVCTLARGTPTPLMIPSKTIIVAADAPVSTSTPIAQYDSPPVGGAGVGYDDCIEGTEYGKRAVSLSGQDSSTRIYATNIPGIGIKMLASNGSAFGNFPSTSSLHFSDGSAVGTLDIPPQSFYRIEFYKLSNNLRLTNSTTGDTVLPPGMIGYNYILSANPASFTHSLSIGEMKIISTPACTADNAKTVDFNNVTPTLLKAGVTRNLDFAIVCKSDYGSYSATASMITDTPTADGGFIRIKDSDGNMDRLKIRITDGENQVMKVDGSTAESSRVITSQGPAEFAWKATLLPGNGTAPAGGTFTAKAEIIFNIQ, translated from the coding sequence ATGTTAAGGATACTTACCATCCTGATTTCCGGACTGCTGATGTCGCCAGGCGCATGGGCCGTCTGTACACTCGCGCGCGGCACGCCTACCCCCCTGATGATTCCCTCGAAGACGATCATTGTTGCCGCCGACGCGCCGGTCAGCACCTCAACGCCCATTGCGCAATACGACAGTCCGCCGGTCGGCGGGGCTGGTGTCGGTTATGACGACTGTATTGAAGGGACAGAGTACGGCAAACGCGCGGTGTCGCTGTCCGGGCAGGATTCGTCCACGAGGATTTATGCGACCAATATTCCCGGTATCGGCATCAAAATGCTGGCGAGTAACGGCTCAGCTTTTGGTAATTTCCCATCAACCAGTAGCCTGCATTTTTCTGACGGCAGTGCAGTGGGCACGCTCGACATTCCACCGCAATCTTTTTACCGGATTGAGTTTTATAAACTCAGCAATAACCTGCGCCTGACGAATTCGACGACCGGGGATACCGTTCTGCCTCCCGGGATGATTGGCTATAACTACATCCTGTCGGCGAACCCCGCCTCCTTCACCCATAGCCTCTCTATCGGTGAAATGAAAATTATCAGCACCCCGGCCTGTACTGCGGATAATGCCAAAACCGTCGATTTTAACAACGTGACGCCCACGCTGCTGAAGGCCGGCGTCACCCGCAATCTGGACTTCGCCATCGTCTGTAAAAGTGACTATGGCTCCTACTCTGCCACCGCCTCGATGATTACCGACACGCCAACGGCCGACGGCGGCTTTATCCGCATCAAAGATTCGGACGGCAATATGGATCGCTTAAAAATCCGCATTACCGACGGCGAAAATCAAGTGATGAAAGTCGACGGATCCACCGCTGAATCTTCAAGGGTTATCACCAGCCAGGGCCCAGCTGAATTCGCCTGGAAGGCGACGCTGCTGCCGGGCAACGGTACCGCACCTGCCGGCGGCACATTCACCGCAAAAGCAGAAATTATTTTTAATATTCAGTAA
- a CDS encoding membrane-bound O-acyltransferase family protein gives MYSSGTFFFFLFSSALLFALVNRLFRYRLTYLAAFSVLAALGWGYIFQGDYLVPVAVFFSFYILVTLKERGWLKTWQAVSLTLLPLFLVKLHLNNHWGMIGLSFMTFRAIDVLLYRSNKDGRNFLHYFCYLFMPFIILAGPMYRWRTWVGDINKPVFRLTSAALLLAIEQIVTGIVQKFLFAMLIDNLVIESWSHRPFTLTVGVVMSLAYSAYLYFDFAGYSNMAIGAGRLFGLNIPANFNMPVLAKNPQDFWRRFHISLSEWLRDVVFMPIYMNLMKLDFFRQNKTLAQNVGIFCTLFCMGAWNGLERHYVISGALFGAISVAHNMLLWSAKRSPALSNVLRHPVSAFFGRILTLASAAVSLYIFSGMSPL, from the coding sequence ATGTACAGCTCCGGAACCTTTTTTTTCTTTCTGTTTTCATCGGCACTGCTGTTTGCGCTGGTTAATCGCCTGTTCCGTTACCGGCTAACCTATTTAGCGGCTTTTTCGGTGCTGGCGGCGCTGGGCTGGGGATATATCTTCCAGGGCGATTATCTTGTTCCGGTGGCGGTATTCTTCAGCTTTTATATTCTCGTCACCTTAAAAGAAAGAGGCTGGTTAAAAACCTGGCAGGCAGTAAGCCTGACCCTACTGCCGCTGTTTTTGGTGAAATTACACCTGAATAACCACTGGGGCATGATTGGCCTGTCGTTTATGACGTTTCGCGCTATTGATGTGCTGCTTTACCGCAGCAATAAAGATGGCCGAAACTTTTTGCATTATTTCTGCTATCTCTTTATGCCGTTTATTATTCTCGCGGGCCCAATGTACCGCTGGAGAACGTGGGTTGGCGATATTAACAAGCCGGTGTTCAGGCTTACCAGCGCCGCGCTGTTGCTGGCCATCGAACAAATCGTGACCGGCATCGTGCAAAAATTCTTGTTTGCGATGCTGATCGACAACCTGGTGATCGAATCCTGGAGCCACCGGCCGTTTACCCTCACCGTCGGCGTAGTGATGTCGCTCGCCTACAGCGCCTACCTCTACTTTGACTTCGCCGGCTACAGCAATATGGCTATCGGCGCAGGTCGCCTGTTTGGCCTCAATATCCCGGCCAACTTCAATATGCCGGTGCTGGCCAAAAATCCGCAGGACTTCTGGCGCCGCTTCCACATCAGCCTGTCTGAATGGCTGCGCGACGTGGTCTTTATGCCGATTTACATGAACCTGATGAAGCTCGATTTTTTCCGCCAAAACAAAACCCTGGCACAGAACGTGGGCATTTTCTGCACGCTCTTTTGCATGGGGGCCTGGAACGGGCTTGAACGACACTACGTCATCAGCGGCGCGCTGTTCGGCGCTATTTCCGTTGCCCATAACATGCTGCTGTGGTCAGCCAAACGCAGCCCGGCTCTGAGCAACGTCTTGCGTCATCCGGTTAGCGCGTTTTTTGGACGAATTCTGACGCTGGCAAGCGCCGCGGTCTCCCTCTACATCTTTAGTGGAATGTCACCTCTATGA
- a CDS encoding EAL domain-containing protein: MFISEGDPASEREGVNYILSPCDMMASGLVNLLAGRKIRTVFLPVSGEETELRDAGARLMVYLPDRPYWLLVVLRQVACLLDRNGGRLSVLILSRSSASWIWRSLQKLVKKESFLGGVRLAPSDLPCSSLAALMLRDWECTVSLKKQALEEEQVSGIQPEGMTKKELDVLVDSLAGQAIQEQARQRGVSHKTLYVQRRSGLKKMAHPMLYEKTPLVKNKQKGPLPSGTVSPLSPFEREFVHAIHNRQVYPVFQPIVDGGIQLKGLEILARWERNGQIMQPAEFLPQIRSGYAWRLLTALMLQEAICGINQYRGAYYFSVNIPAAISGSESLIEMIKQLSTRLINPFWTDRLVLEISESLNLLDRHESRFLITQLQHLGYRVMLDDCFSRSSVYFPVRAVRFNDYKLDRKVVEDAQYEPHALALIKSLAFYCDLTGSHCVAEGIDSREKLSLLRASGVHLFQGYSISQPVFKFELAQMIADLKKRETVQPIA, from the coding sequence TTGTTTATCAGTGAAGGCGATCCGGCGAGTGAGCGTGAGGGCGTAAATTATATTCTCTCTCCCTGCGACATGATGGCTAGCGGGTTGGTAAACCTGCTGGCAGGGAGAAAAATCCGCACGGTATTTCTTCCGGTATCAGGAGAAGAAACAGAGCTGCGGGACGCTGGGGCGAGGCTGATGGTCTATCTCCCCGATCGGCCGTACTGGCTGCTGGTGGTATTGCGGCAGGTGGCGTGCCTGCTCGATCGTAACGGCGGCAGGCTGTCGGTGCTGATTCTGAGCAGAAGTTCAGCCTCATGGATCTGGCGTTCGCTGCAAAAGTTAGTGAAGAAAGAGAGCTTTCTTGGCGGGGTTCGTCTGGCACCGTCCGATTTGCCCTGCAGCAGCCTGGCGGCGCTGATGCTGCGGGACTGGGAGTGTACCGTGAGCCTCAAAAAACAGGCGCTTGAAGAGGAGCAGGTGAGCGGCATCCAGCCGGAAGGGATGACAAAAAAAGAGCTGGATGTGCTGGTGGACTCGCTGGCCGGTCAGGCAATTCAGGAGCAGGCGAGGCAAAGAGGCGTTAGCCACAAAACGCTGTACGTGCAAAGACGATCCGGGCTGAAAAAAATGGCGCACCCGATGCTCTACGAGAAAACGCCGCTGGTGAAAAATAAGCAGAAAGGGCCTCTACCGTCCGGGACAGTTAGTCCGTTGTCGCCTTTTGAAAGGGAGTTCGTTCATGCCATCCATAACCGCCAGGTCTACCCGGTATTCCAGCCTATCGTGGATGGTGGAATCCAGCTGAAAGGGCTTGAAATTCTTGCCCGCTGGGAACGAAACGGGCAAATCATGCAGCCGGCTGAGTTCCTGCCGCAGATCCGCTCCGGCTACGCCTGGCGGCTGCTCACGGCGTTGATGCTGCAGGAGGCTATATGCGGGATTAACCAGTACCGTGGGGCGTATTATTTTTCTGTCAATATACCCGCCGCTATTTCAGGCAGCGAAAGCCTCATAGAGATGATCAAGCAGCTGAGTACCCGGCTAATCAATCCGTTCTGGACGGACAGGCTGGTTCTGGAGATCTCAGAAAGCCTGAATTTACTCGATCGCCATGAGAGCCGGTTTTTGATTACTCAACTTCAGCATTTGGGGTATCGGGTCATGCTGGATGATTGCTTTTCCCGGAGCAGCGTCTACTTCCCGGTGCGTGCGGTACGGTTTAACGACTACAAGCTGGACCGCAAAGTGGTGGAGGACGCGCAGTATGAACCTCATGCGCTGGCGCTGATCAAAAGCCTGGCCTTTTACTGTGATCTAACGGGGAGCCACTGCGTAGCGGAGGGGATTGATAGCCGGGAAAAATTAAGTCTGCTGCGGGCGTCCGGCGTACATCTTTTTCAGGGATACAGTATCTCTCAGCCCGTTTTCAAGTTTGAACTCGCGCAAATGATCGCCGACTTGAAAAAAAGAGAGACGGTGCAGCCCATCGCTTAA
- a CDS encoding acyl carrier protein, whose protein sequence is MEQEILALFEKVLSRKVGFNDELIESDILDSILAVDLVLEVQDVYGCTIPPTEVATVLKTPATLASYIQENH, encoded by the coding sequence ATGGAACAAGAAATTCTCGCCCTGTTTGAAAAAGTGTTATCCCGTAAAGTGGGCTTTAACGATGAGCTGATTGAGTCCGATATTCTCGACTCTATCCTGGCCGTGGATCTGGTGCTGGAGGTGCAGGACGTGTACGGCTGTACTATCCCGCCAACGGAAGTCGCAACCGTGCTGAAAACCCCGGCGACGCTTGCCAGCTATATCCAGGAGAACCACTAA
- a CDS encoding glycosyltransferase family 25 protein: MINWSLIDKIVYINLAKRPDRKAEIIGELKKVQAPEEKIIHFDAIEEEEGALGCAKSHLNVLIMAQINGWNNVLILEDDMVFENDEQSIERANVFLSELARTDWDVGFLSASYYIIKKVKPAFYKVEFAFLANSYLVNRPYYKTLMHNFSQAIYRMEQGEARNKAGLDTNWLKLMEEGRWYGVYPCIGHQRPGLSDIEHVEMDRRQYFKRPIAEIKRYGSF; this comes from the coding sequence ATGATTAACTGGAGTTTGATCGATAAAATTGTCTATATTAATCTGGCGAAGCGTCCGGACAGAAAAGCTGAAATTATCGGGGAGTTAAAAAAAGTTCAGGCTCCGGAAGAGAAAATTATTCATTTTGACGCTATTGAGGAGGAAGAGGGGGCGCTGGGCTGCGCAAAGTCGCACCTGAATGTTCTGATCATGGCGCAAATCAACGGCTGGAACAATGTCCTGATCCTTGAGGACGATATGGTGTTCGAGAATGATGAGCAATCGATTGAAAGAGCTAATGTTTTTTTGAGTGAGTTAGCACGTACTGACTGGGATGTGGGGTTTCTTTCTGCCAGCTATTACATCATTAAAAAAGTGAAGCCTGCCTTTTATAAAGTGGAGTTTGCTTTTCTGGCAAACAGTTATCTGGTTAACCGCCCTTATTACAAAACCCTGATGCATAATTTTTCTCAGGCGATTTACAGAATGGAGCAAGGCGAAGCACGCAATAAAGCCGGGCTGGATACTAACTGGTTAAAACTTATGGAGGAGGGACGCTGGTATGGCGTTTATCCTTGTATCGGACATCAGCGCCCTGGCCTCAGCGATATTGAACATGTGGAGATGGACAGGCGGCAATACTTTAAGCGGCCAATCGCAGAGATAAAACGCTACGGTTCGTTTTAA
- a CDS encoding D-alanyl-lipoteichoic acid biosynthesis protein DltD — MNIKNTLCLHILMALLAVLLLCVPALVTSFSAPLTFQPLIKSMEGTPKEQKEKIATISHALQGNALFFLGASEVSTSEDEHYAVYNYFNKQLRQPVVAYGDSYVDNITQFLLLSRFKNDLNANSKVVLLFAPDSFYFDTIPPAIFADHFPAAIFNPLMADEKARPLLVNYLHHIDEEDISHLTFGEMKIYGWQAKIIWQEVNYEFANFCTMVKNHWLALLRIVPEPHRPWPHPAENYVAPDWGKALAHARVLNQARQQSAATLWMDKSVFDDEKTAEEWYETPVVNRQMEAFQATIALLKSRHAQFVVIVDPLNPWALKNTQKFQPVDRQIRAYLEQNQVRYFDMYARPYQNGWNWDRLHPTELAWVAMDRFIAESFLR; from the coding sequence ATGAACATCAAAAATACTCTCTGCCTGCATATCCTGATGGCGCTGCTTGCCGTCTTGCTCCTTTGCGTTCCAGCCCTGGTGACGAGCTTCTCTGCGCCGCTCACCTTCCAGCCGTTGATTAAATCAATGGAGGGAACGCCGAAAGAACAAAAAGAGAAAATCGCTACGATTTCCCATGCCTTACAGGGCAATGCGCTATTTTTCCTCGGCGCTTCCGAAGTGTCGACATCCGAAGATGAACATTACGCTGTATATAATTACTTTAATAAGCAATTACGTCAGCCGGTGGTGGCCTACGGGGACAGTTATGTTGATAACATTACTCAGTTCCTGCTGCTTTCACGTTTTAAAAACGATCTTAATGCAAACAGCAAAGTTGTTCTGCTGTTTGCCCCCGACAGTTTCTATTTCGACACGATTCCTCCGGCCATTTTTGCCGATCATTTCCCGGCGGCTATTTTCAATCCGCTGATGGCGGACGAAAAAGCCCGTCCTTTGCTGGTCAATTACTTACACCATATTGATGAAGAGGACATTAGCCATTTAACTTTTGGTGAAATGAAAATATACGGCTGGCAGGCGAAAATTATCTGGCAAGAAGTGAATTATGAGTTTGCTAACTTCTGCACGATGGTAAAAAACCACTGGCTGGCGCTGCTGCGTATTGTTCCCGAGCCGCATCGCCCGTGGCCGCATCCGGCTGAAAACTACGTAGCCCCGGACTGGGGCAAAGCGCTGGCTCACGCTCGCGTGCTGAACCAGGCCCGCCAGCAAAGCGCAGCGACATTGTGGATGGACAAAAGCGTTTTTGACGACGAGAAAACGGCGGAGGAGTGGTACGAAACGCCGGTAGTAAACCGCCAGATGGAAGCCTTCCAGGCCACCATAGCGCTGCTCAAATCACGCCACGCCCAGTTTGTGGTGATTGTCGATCCGCTTAACCCATGGGCGCTAAAAAACACCCAAAAATTCCAGCCCGTCGACCGTCAGATAAGGGCATACCTCGAGCAAAACCAGGTGCGCTATTTCGATATGTACGCCCGGCCTTATCAAAACGGCTGGAACTGGGACCGTCTGCATCCAACCGAGCTGGCGTGGGTCGCCATGGACCGCTTTATTGCTGAGAGCTTTTTACGATGA
- a CDS encoding OmpA family protein, producing MVKSEALFCRLVSVDTLFSFDGIIPSAPDFQLRLISLIEQLNKALLAESQTPEESEALCRALCCYFDKRLSGNAQNNSLSWQRYSLVQYFYGFVDSDEDLSLSAQLDALLNADSETIFRYAWKLLTLTMQIEGSTDALVSLRAAKRARYFSRARPELPPAEHATASWVSQQAEAAGSPRLMIFVIGPFAGKWFSQSNLSSGSESGILWVIEENANGLAKRMAYLKKNHITLATMAYFPLLADGFESSSIMIEQITAWQYAFSSIHLSDPLPCMLGLYTRLSQQRFPHDPDRAIWTGGLAEPPYGHLKLEQHWAKLLAELDANDEGKDLYAIQRHAVANTLLSWLAESRIMNVIQTLFDSTQLDFAGMTLADHGQGFTRHGAWSLWLSERYGILPGLSASIALPPLPAIPLPPVEEPAPTPSPLPEPEPIKFPRRRRWPKVVTSLALLLILAGGIGYSLFYDRGEIRGQLSRIKPLQGLLEQKDKSEAEAFLKIVNNAALFENGSSNLMPDSQQILTQLVPDIARNPQQMYLIIGHSDNTGSAAVNMALSTERARVIRDWLVEHSGLAASQFIVEGAGNSRPIASNATQEGRAQNRRVEIIPLSMQDYKD from the coding sequence ATGGTGAAAAGTGAGGCCCTTTTTTGTCGATTAGTCAGCGTGGATACCCTGTTTTCCTTTGACGGGATTATTCCTTCTGCGCCGGATTTTCAGCTCAGGCTGATCTCACTGATTGAGCAGCTGAATAAAGCGCTGCTGGCCGAGAGCCAGACGCCGGAGGAGAGCGAGGCGCTGTGCCGGGCGCTGTGCTGCTATTTTGATAAACGCCTGAGCGGTAATGCACAGAATAACTCCCTGTCCTGGCAGCGTTATTCGCTGGTGCAGTATTTTTATGGCTTTGTCGACAGCGATGAAGATCTTTCCCTTTCTGCCCAGCTCGATGCTCTGCTCAATGCCGACAGCGAAACCATTTTCCGCTACGCCTGGAAGCTGCTTACCTTAACGATGCAAATCGAAGGCAGCACCGATGCCCTGGTCTCGCTGCGGGCGGCTAAACGCGCCCGCTATTTTTCCCGTGCGCGGCCGGAGCTTCCGCCTGCTGAACACGCCACGGCATCATGGGTTAGCCAGCAGGCTGAAGCCGCGGGCTCGCCGCGTCTGATGATCTTCGTCATCGGGCCTTTTGCTGGCAAATGGTTCAGCCAGTCTAACCTCTCTTCCGGCAGCGAAAGCGGGATCCTCTGGGTGATCGAGGAGAACGCCAACGGGCTGGCCAAGCGGATGGCGTATTTAAAAAAAAACCACATCACCCTGGCAACAATGGCCTATTTCCCCTTGCTGGCGGATGGCTTCGAAAGCAGCAGCATCATGATCGAGCAAATTACCGCCTGGCAATACGCCTTTTCATCCATCCATCTCTCCGATCCGCTGCCCTGCATGCTGGGGCTGTATACGCGGCTGAGCCAGCAGCGTTTCCCTCACGATCCGGACCGGGCCATCTGGACCGGCGGGCTTGCCGAGCCGCCTTACGGCCACCTCAAGCTTGAGCAGCATTGGGCTAAGCTGCTGGCCGAGCTGGATGCCAACGACGAGGGCAAAGATCTGTACGCTATTCAGCGTCATGCGGTAGCCAATACGCTCCTCTCCTGGCTGGCGGAGAGCCGTATCATGAATGTGATACAGACCCTGTTTGACAGCACGCAGCTCGATTTTGCCGGCATGACCCTCGCCGACCACGGACAGGGATTCACACGCCATGGGGCTTGGTCCCTGTGGCTTTCAGAGCGATACGGTATTTTGCCAGGCCTGTCGGCTTCTATCGCCCTGCCTCCTCTGCCGGCTATTCCCTTACCGCCGGTTGAGGAGCCTGCCCCTACCCCTTCGCCGCTGCCGGAGCCGGAGCCGATTAAGTTCCCCCGGCGTAGACGCTGGCCAAAAGTCGTCACCTCGCTGGCGCTACTGCTTATCCTCGCCGGCGGCATTGGCTACTCCCTTTTTTATGACAGGGGCGAAATTCGTGGCCAGCTTAGCCGAATCAAGCCGCTGCAGGGACTGCTGGAGCAAAAGGATAAGTCCGAAGCGGAAGCATTCCTGAAGATCGTTAACAACGCGGCGTTGTTTGAAAACGGCAGCAGCAATCTGATGCCGGACAGCCAGCAGATTCTTACCCAACTGGTGCCCGACATAGCGCGTAATCCGCAGCAGATGTACCTGATCATTGGCCATTCGGATAACACCGGCTCTGCCGCCGTCAACATGGCGCTGTCCACCGAGCGGGCACGCGTTATCCGCGACTGGCTTGTTGAACACTCAGGCCTGGCCGCCAGCCAGTTTATCGTTGAAGGCGCGGGCAACTCTCGCCCGATTGCCAGTAACGCCACCCAGGAAGGACGCGCGCAAAACCGCCGCGTCGAAATCATTCCGTTATCTATGCAAGACTACAAGGATTGA
- a CDS encoding GlcNAc-transferase family protein — MGNPATLFISIASYRDPQLIPTLEDMLRHARHPENLHIAVCWQDDRDLSLFTRRGFIPAGSRSVAGHEAVAFHFQQARIELISVHYYASQGACWARSLAESLFEGEDYFLQIDSHCRFIPGWDSEMMAMLHTLEEKCSRPILSSYPPAFVPGEDEEASKKRYVSRLIFREFNPQGLPMFSSTPFESPEPVRGSYLAGGFIFTRGDFVREIPNDPQIFFAGEEIAMAVRAFSYGYDIYHPHKPLLWHYYQRKEHSKVWGDHTNLAKEQGAVEMAWWERDATSKQRVRAVLGLEPAPDVGLAPYGLGKTRTLEQFEYQAGICLQNGTVLPEVMGAGKVNFFPDPPASRSEWLCRQHAWYKKTLTLKKADYKADTDDISALHLSVYNQQNELFHKCTFARSELDELRQKTSTEEITLPVEFKTTSLSKPTVIRLCTWSDSSGWGSVTERTW, encoded by the coding sequence ATGGGCAACCCCGCGACACTTTTTATCAGCATCGCCAGCTATCGGGATCCACAGCTGATCCCGACGCTTGAGGACATGCTGCGTCATGCCAGGCATCCTGAAAATCTACACATTGCCGTCTGCTGGCAGGACGATCGGGATCTCAGCCTTTTTACCCGGCGCGGTTTTATTCCCGCTGGCAGCCGCTCTGTGGCCGGGCATGAGGCCGTGGCTTTTCATTTTCAGCAGGCCCGAATCGAACTTATCAGCGTGCACTACTATGCCAGCCAGGGAGCCTGCTGGGCGCGTAGCCTGGCGGAGTCGCTGTTTGAGGGAGAAGACTATTTTCTGCAGATTGACTCCCACTGCCGGTTTATTCCCGGCTGGGATAGCGAAATGATGGCCATGCTCCACACGCTGGAGGAAAAATGTTCCCGGCCAATACTCTCCTCCTACCCGCCTGCTTTTGTTCCGGGCGAAGACGAAGAGGCGAGTAAAAAGCGCTATGTGAGCCGTTTAATCTTCCGGGAGTTCAACCCGCAGGGGCTGCCGATGTTCAGCTCTACCCCCTTTGAGTCCCCAGAGCCCGTGAGGGGCAGCTATCTTGCCGGAGGGTTTATTTTTACCCGCGGCGACTTTGTCCGGGAGATCCCCAACGATCCGCAGATTTTCTTTGCGGGCGAGGAGATAGCCATGGCCGTGCGCGCCTTTAGCTACGGCTACGACATTTACCATCCCCACAAACCCCTGCTGTGGCACTACTACCAGCGCAAAGAGCACAGCAAAGTTTGGGGCGACCACACCAACCTTGCGAAAGAGCAGGGAGCGGTTGAGATGGCGTGGTGGGAGAGAGACGCCACGTCGAAACAGCGCGTCAGGGCCGTACTGGGCCTTGAACCGGCGCCCGATGTCGGGCTGGCTCCCTACGGGTTGGGGAAAACAAGAACCCTGGAACAGTTTGAGTATCAGGCCGGTATTTGCCTGCAAAACGGCACCGTTTTACCCGAAGTCATGGGTGCCGGGAAGGTCAATTTCTTCCCCGACCCGCCCGCAAGCCGAAGCGAATGGCTGTGCCGTCAGCATGCCTGGTATAAGAAAACCCTGACGCTGAAAAAGGCAGACTATAAGGCAGACACCGACGACATCAGCGCCCTGCATCTCAGCGTCTATAACCAGCAGAATGAGCTGTTCCATAAGTGCACATTCGCACGCAGCGAACTGGATGAACTACGCCAAAAGACGAGCACGGAAGAGATTACGCTTCCGGTTGAATTTAAAACTACCAGCCTCAGCAAGCCCACAGTTATCCGACTCTGTACATGGTCAGATAGCTCGGGCTGGGGCAGCGTCACGGAGAGGACATGGTGA
- a CDS encoding AMP-binding protein, whose translation MNLHSELHELQDFLRAALLDPARPTQLAISGSDTALTWQQLSVAAADWAQRYAACQQPAGTPVVLYGHQQAEFAVAIYSCLLHNIPYIPVDCIYPQERLKEICALASAPYYYDVVTKQFVATGVAGSVLAEPDLAYIMFTSGSTGKPKGVQIGRESLWHFMKWVRQDFALPEVPVLMNHAVFSFDLSLIPLLANLATGGHIVLNAKEEIAAENWLERLKTNGVSAWVSTPSFAYQKLLSPQFNGDYLPELSVFIFIGEVLNKALVKQLRRRFPQAKILNSYGPTEATIATTVVEITDEILLSENDVLPVGIMMPESRMEITSEGELIIWGKNVMRGYLGLPQENAAKLLHRESEHYRGYRTGDLGYEDGLLYCQGRNDSQIKLNGYRIEINEIENRLLAMSGISEAVVLPLMKSGGGVLRIAAFCVTGLAPEAIKSSLAKVIPPYMVPSQIIIKDALPLNPNGKIDRKLLDTQARTN comes from the coding sequence ATGAACCTTCACTCCGAGCTTCATGAACTGCAGGATTTTCTGCGTGCGGCATTACTCGACCCCGCGCGTCCAACCCAGTTAGCCATCAGCGGCAGCGATACCGCCCTGACCTGGCAACAGCTTTCCGTCGCCGCCGCCGACTGGGCTCAGCGCTACGCCGCGTGCCAGCAGCCAGCCGGCACGCCGGTTGTGTTATACGGGCACCAGCAGGCCGAGTTTGCCGTCGCAATCTATAGCTGCCTGCTGCACAACATCCCTTATATTCCGGTGGATTGCATCTACCCCCAGGAGCGGCTGAAAGAGATCTGCGCGCTTGCGAGCGCCCCATACTATTACGACGTGGTAACGAAGCAGTTCGTGGCAACCGGCGTGGCGGGAAGCGTTCTGGCTGAGCCAGATTTGGCCTACATCATGTTTACGTCAGGAAGCACCGGAAAACCGAAAGGCGTCCAGATCGGCCGCGAAAGCCTGTGGCACTTTATGAAGTGGGTGCGTCAGGACTTTGCGCTGCCGGAAGTGCCGGTGCTGATGAACCACGCGGTATTCAGCTTCGACCTTTCCCTTATCCCCCTGCTGGCTAACCTCGCCACCGGCGGGCATATCGTGCTGAACGCAAAAGAGGAGATCGCCGCTGAAAACTGGCTGGAGCGTCTGAAAACCAACGGCGTATCGGCCTGGGTTTCAACCCCCTCTTTCGCCTACCAGAAGCTGCTTTCTCCGCAGTTCAACGGCGACTATTTGCCTGAGCTAAGCGTGTTTATTTTCATCGGTGAAGTGCTGAACAAGGCGCTGGTTAAACAGCTCCGCCGCCGCTTCCCGCAGGCCAAAATCCTTAACTCCTACGGCCCGACGGAGGCGACGATCGCCACCACGGTGGTTGAAATTACCGACGAGATCCTGCTCAGCGAAAACGACGTGCTGCCGGTGGGCATCATGATGCCGGAGTCCCGAATGGAAATTACCTCAGAAGGTGAGCTGATTATCTGGGGAAAAAACGTTATGCGAGGCTACCTTGGGCTGCCGCAGGAAAATGCGGCAAAGTTGCTGCACCGCGAAAGCGAGCACTACCGGGGTTACCGGACCGGCGATCTCGGCTATGAAGACGGGCTGCTGTATTGCCAGGGCCGCAACGACAGCCAGATCAAACTGAACGGCTACCGCATTGAAATCAACGAGATTGAAAACCGCCTGCTGGCGATGTCCGGCATTAGCGAAGCCGTGGTGCTGCCGCTGATGAAGTCCGGCGGCGGCGTGCTGCGCATTGCGGCGTTCTGCGTAACCGGCCTGGCGCCGGAAGCGATCAAAAGTTCGCTTGCCAAGGTGATCCCTCCTTATATGGTGCCTTCGCAAATCATTATCAAAGACGCTTTGCCGCTGAACCCTAACGGCAAAATCGACCGCAAGCTGCTGGATACCCAGGCTCGCACGAATTAA
- a CDS encoding DcrB-related protein translates to MSNKPVTYPLNEGSFVTFNPQEDQSINILRYMDEDHNPYNILINRTTLEEDQTVDQFCEKQWDKMKRFVPGFEVEGKNLKHEIGPAKLPVLQTANKFLEDGTWIRQVSSIVTLPWHPVLNPNKRKLLVFTLAVNNDFTEAQRKHYVRIINSFVPLEAPLGESQ, encoded by the coding sequence ATGAGTAACAAACCTGTGACCTACCCCCTCAATGAGGGCAGTTTCGTGACGTTTAACCCGCAGGAGGATCAGTCGATCAATATCCTTCGGTACATGGATGAGGATCACAATCCGTACAATATCTTGATCAACCGCACCACCCTTGAAGAAGACCAGACCGTCGATCAGTTCTGTGAAAAGCAGTGGGATAAAATGAAACGTTTTGTTCCGGGATTCGAAGTCGAGGGGAAGAACCTCAAGCATGAAATCGGCCCGGCCAAACTGCCGGTACTGCAAACCGCCAATAAGTTTCTCGAGGACGGCACCTGGATCCGCCAGGTCTCCTCTATCGTCACGCTTCCCTGGCACCCGGTGCTGAACCCGAATAAACGCAAGCTGCTGGTGTTTACCCTGGCCGTCAATAATGACTTCACGGAAGCGCAGCGCAAACATTATGTCCGAATTATTAACAGCTTTGTTCCGCTGGAAGCGCCGCTTGGCGAGAGCCAATAG